In Bombus terrestris chromosome 6, iyBomTerr1.2, whole genome shotgun sequence, a single window of DNA contains:
- the LOC100647646 gene encoding UDP-glycosyltransferase UGT5-like isoform X1 — protein sequence MKHHLFTLLFVLCVLYIAKQSRCYKILAIVPSPSYSHQIPYRRLWLELHKRGHEVVLVTADPIPNITSPNFTQIDISQSYGIIKKLDFVQRRFEGKSWLDFVKEELLHVTKVVAETVFSSTELRKLYAPESNATFDIYLTELLSAPSIYAIAHRFNVPMIGLSSVGMLAYNEHALGGLVLPSHECTWEMEDNTGANLPFLKRLRNFVNMSYYIYYYYYTLLPNHQKLAEKYFGPLPPMLDVLKNVSMLFINQADVMAPARPKLANIITFTSSHIEKKPKPLPKDLQAFLDGATNGFIYFSLGSNARSASLPLEIRRMFCDVFTKLPYRVVWKFEEDFPGKPDNVYIEKWLPQQTILAHPNIKLFIYQGGLQSSEETVYYGVPVLGFAILGDQGYQVARMEALGIGKSLEITTLKKDELENTITDLITNKNMLVFRYKERIHYIRNVVQDTPYDAVKNLAWWTEYVIRTEGAPHLRSSLAFQPWYQRCDLDIVVFLTIIIFLIASTTFYLIAKTFVYIHKKIKSTEKQKIS from the exons ATGAAGCATCACCTGTTTACTCTGCTATTCGTTCTGTGCGTCTTGTACATCGCGAAGCAGTCGAGATGTTACAAGATTCTAGCCATCGTTCCCTCACCATCCTACAGTCATCAAATACCGTACCGACGATTATGGCTGGAACTACACAAACGGGGTCACGAAGTTGTGCTAGTCACGGCGGATCCTATACCAAATATCACATCTCCGAATTTTACGCAAATCGATATTAGCCAATCATAcggaataataaagaaattagaTTTTGTTCAAAGGCGATTTGAGGGAAAAAGTTGGCTGGATTTTGTGAAAGAAGAACTGTTGCATGTAACAAAAGTTGTTGCGGAAACGGTGTTCAGTTCTACAGAACTGCGGAAGCTGTATGCTCCAGAGAGCAACGCAACGTTCGATATCTATTTGACGGAACTTCTCTCCGCGCCCTCCATTTACGCTATCGCACATCGATTCAATGTTCCTATGATAG GGTTAAGTTCAGTAGGGATGCTTGCCTATAACGAACACGCTCTTGGTGGATTGGTCCTCCCTTCTCACGAGTGCACGTGGGAAATGGAAGACAACACGGGTGCGAATCTACCGTTCCTGAAGAGACTGCGCAATTTCGTCAACATGTCGTATtacatatactactactactatacgCTCCTTCCTAACCATCAGAAATTGGCCGAGAAATATTTTGGGCCTCTGCCACCAATGCTAGACGTATTGAAGAACGTTAGCATGCTTTTCATCAATCAGGCCGACGTAATGGCACCGGCTCGACCGAAACTTGCCAACATAATCACGTTTACATCCTCCCACATAGAAAAAAAGCCAAAACCTCTGCCTAAG GACTTACAAGCATTTCTGGATGGCGCCACGAATGGATTCATCTACTTTAGTCTTGGTAGTAACGCAAGAAGTGCAAGTTTACCACTGGAGATCCGACGCATGTTCTGCGATGTGTTCACCAAGTTGCCTTATAGAGTTGTCTGGAAATTCGAGGAGGATTTTCCCGGGAAACCTGATAATGTTTACATCGAAAAATGGCTACCACAACAAACCATTCTCG CTCATCCGAACATTAAATTGTTCATTTATCAAGGAGGCCTGCAGAGCAGCGAGGAGACCGTCTACTACGGAGTACCAGTTCTTGGTTTCGCAATTTTGGGCGATCAGGGTTACCAAGTAGCCAGAATGGAAGCTCTGGGCATTGGAAAATCTTTGGAAATAACAACCCTTAAGAAAGATGAACTTGAAAATACTATTACAGATCTTATAACTAACAAAAA CATGCTTGTTTTCAGGTACAAAGAAAGGATACATTACATCCGAAATGTCGTTCAGGATACACCGTACGATGCGGTAAAGAATCTCGCTTGGTGGACAGAGTACGTGATACGAACGGAAGGCGCCCCTCATCTTCGCAGTAGTCTAGCCTTTCAGCCTTGGTATCAACGTTGCGATCTGGACATTGTAGTGTTCTTAACGATCATAATTTTCTTGATCGCTTCTACTACCTTTTATTTAATAGCCAAGACTTTTGTCTACATTCATAAGAAAATCAAATCAACTGAAAAGCAAAAGATAAGCTAA
- the LOC125385318 gene encoding UDP-glycosyltransferase UGT5-like — translation MKHHLSSLLFVLCVLYIAGQSECYKILAIVPSPSYSHQIPYRRLWLELHRRGHEVVLVTADPIPNIKSPNFTQIDISKSYGSVRSLDFVQMRYEGKRWLQFMEEEMLPIIEFYTETVLNSTELRKLYAPESNVTFDVYLVELLFSPATYAFAHRFNVPMIGLCSAGILAINEHALGGLVLPSHESTWEMQNNTGTNLPFLKRLCNFVNMWRSLYYFYHQMFPQQQKLAEKYFGPLPPILDVLKNISMLFINQADIMAPARPKLANIITFTSSHIEKKPKPLPKDLQAFVDGATNGFIYFSLGSNARSATLPVEIRRMFCDVFAKLPYRVVWKFEEDFPGKPDNVYIGKWLPQQTILAHPNIKLFIYQGGLQSSEETVYYGVPVLGLPILGDQDYQVARMEALGIGKSLEITSLKKDELENTITELITNKKYKERIHYIRNVVQDTPHDPVENLAWWTEYVIRTKGAPHLRSSLAFQPWYQRCDMDIVVFLTITIFLIVSTTFYLIAKIFVYIHKKIKSTEKQKIS, via the exons ATGAAGCACCACCTGTCTAGTCTGTTATTCGTTCTGTGCGTCTTGTACATCGCGGGGCAGTCGGAATGTTACAAGATTCTAGCCATCGTTCCCTCACCATCCTACAGTCATCAAATACCGTACCGACGATTATGGCTGGAACTACACAGACGAGGTCACGAAGTTGTGCTAGTCACGGCGGATCCTATACCAAATATCAAATCACCGAATTTTACACAAATCGATATTAGCAAATCTTACGGATCCGTAAGGAGTTTAGATTTTGTTCAAATGCGATATGAGGGAAAAAGGTGGTTGCAGTTTATGGAAGAAGAAATGTTGCCTATAATCGAATTTTATACGGAAACGGTGCTCAATTCTACAGAACTGCGGAAGCTGTATGCTCCAGAGAGCAACGTGACGTTCGATGTCTATTTGGTGGAACTCCTCTTCTCGCCCGCCACTTACGCTTTCGCACATCGATTCAATGTTCCTATGATAG GGTTATGTTCGGCAGGAATACTTGCCATTAACGAACACGCTCTTGGTGGATTGGTCCTCCCTTCTCACGAGTCCACGTGGGAAATGCAAAACAACACGGGTACTAATCTACCGTTCTTGAAGAGACTGTGTAATTTCGTCAACATGTGGCGTAGTTTATACTACTTTTACCACCAGATGTTTCCTCAACAACAGAAATtggcagaaaaatattttgggCCTCTGCCACCAATACTAGACGTATTGAAGAATATTAGCATGCTTTTCATCAATCAGGCCGACATAATGGCACCGGCTCGACCGAAACTTGCCAACATAATCACGTTTACATCCTCCCACATAGAAAAAAAGCCGAAACCTCTGCCTAAG GACTTACAAGCATTTGTGGATGGCGCCACCAATGGGTTCATCTACTTTAGTCTTGGTAGTAACGCAAGAAGTGCAACTTTACCGGTGGAGATCCGACGCATGTTCTGCGATGTGTTCGCCAAGTTGCCTTATAGAGTTGTCTGGAAATTCGAGGAGGATTTTCCCGGGAAACCTGATAATGTTTACATCGGAAAATGGCTGCCACAACAAACCATTCTCG CTCATCCGAACATTAAATTGTTCATTTATCAAGGAGGCCTGCAGAGCAGCGAGGAGACCGTCTACTACGGAGTACCAGTTCTTGGTTTACCAATTTTGGGCGATCAAGATTATCAAGTAGCCAGAATGGAAGCTCTGGGCATTGGAAAATCTTTGGAAATAACAAGCCTTAAGAAGGATGAACTTGAAAATACTATTACAGAACTTATAACTAACAAAAA GTACAAGGAAAGGATACATTACATCCGAAATGTCGTTCAGGATACACCACATGATCCGGTAGAGAATCTCGCTTGGTGGACAGAGTACGTGATACGAACGAAAGGCGCCCCTCATCTTCGTAGTAGTCTAGCCTTTCAGCCTTGGTATCAACGTTGCGATATGGACATTGTAGTGTTcttaacgatcacaattttctTGATCGTTTCTACTACCTTTTATTTAATAGCCAAGATTTTTGTCTACATTCATAAGAAAATCAAATCAACTGAAAAGCAAAAGATAAGCTAA
- the LOC100647646 gene encoding UDP-glycosyltransferase UGT5-like isoform X2, whose amino-acid sequence MKHHLFTLLFVLCVLYIAKQSRCYKILAIVPSPSYSHQIPYRRLWLELHKRGHEVVLVTADPIPNITSPNFTQIDISQSYGIIKKLDFVQRRFEGKSWLDFVKEELLHVTKVVAETVFSSTELRKLYAPESNATFDIYLTELLSAPSIYAIAHRFNVPMIGLSSVGMLAYNEHALGGLVLPSHECTWEMEDNTGANLPFLKRLRNFVNMSYYIYYYYYTLLPNHQKLAEKYFGPLPPMLDVLKNVSMLFINQADVMAPARPKLANIITFTSSHIEKKPKPLPKDLQAFLDGATNGFIYFSLGSNARSASLPLEIRRMFCDVFTKLPYRVVWKFEEDFPGKPDNVYIEKWLPQQTILAHPNIKLFIYQGGLQSSEETVYYGVPVLGFAILGDQGYQVARMEALGIGKSLEITTLKKDELENTITDLITNKKYKERIHYIRNVVQDTPYDAVKNLAWWTEYVIRTEGAPHLRSSLAFQPWYQRCDLDIVVFLTIIIFLIASTTFYLIAKTFVYIHKKIKSTEKQKIS is encoded by the exons ATGAAGCATCACCTGTTTACTCTGCTATTCGTTCTGTGCGTCTTGTACATCGCGAAGCAGTCGAGATGTTACAAGATTCTAGCCATCGTTCCCTCACCATCCTACAGTCATCAAATACCGTACCGACGATTATGGCTGGAACTACACAAACGGGGTCACGAAGTTGTGCTAGTCACGGCGGATCCTATACCAAATATCACATCTCCGAATTTTACGCAAATCGATATTAGCCAATCATAcggaataataaagaaattagaTTTTGTTCAAAGGCGATTTGAGGGAAAAAGTTGGCTGGATTTTGTGAAAGAAGAACTGTTGCATGTAACAAAAGTTGTTGCGGAAACGGTGTTCAGTTCTACAGAACTGCGGAAGCTGTATGCTCCAGAGAGCAACGCAACGTTCGATATCTATTTGACGGAACTTCTCTCCGCGCCCTCCATTTACGCTATCGCACATCGATTCAATGTTCCTATGATAG GGTTAAGTTCAGTAGGGATGCTTGCCTATAACGAACACGCTCTTGGTGGATTGGTCCTCCCTTCTCACGAGTGCACGTGGGAAATGGAAGACAACACGGGTGCGAATCTACCGTTCCTGAAGAGACTGCGCAATTTCGTCAACATGTCGTATtacatatactactactactatacgCTCCTTCCTAACCATCAGAAATTGGCCGAGAAATATTTTGGGCCTCTGCCACCAATGCTAGACGTATTGAAGAACGTTAGCATGCTTTTCATCAATCAGGCCGACGTAATGGCACCGGCTCGACCGAAACTTGCCAACATAATCACGTTTACATCCTCCCACATAGAAAAAAAGCCAAAACCTCTGCCTAAG GACTTACAAGCATTTCTGGATGGCGCCACGAATGGATTCATCTACTTTAGTCTTGGTAGTAACGCAAGAAGTGCAAGTTTACCACTGGAGATCCGACGCATGTTCTGCGATGTGTTCACCAAGTTGCCTTATAGAGTTGTCTGGAAATTCGAGGAGGATTTTCCCGGGAAACCTGATAATGTTTACATCGAAAAATGGCTACCACAACAAACCATTCTCG CTCATCCGAACATTAAATTGTTCATTTATCAAGGAGGCCTGCAGAGCAGCGAGGAGACCGTCTACTACGGAGTACCAGTTCTTGGTTTCGCAATTTTGGGCGATCAGGGTTACCAAGTAGCCAGAATGGAAGCTCTGGGCATTGGAAAATCTTTGGAAATAACAACCCTTAAGAAAGATGAACTTGAAAATACTATTACAGATCTTATAACTAACAAAAA GTACAAAGAAAGGATACATTACATCCGAAATGTCGTTCAGGATACACCGTACGATGCGGTAAAGAATCTCGCTTGGTGGACAGAGTACGTGATACGAACGGAAGGCGCCCCTCATCTTCGCAGTAGTCTAGCCTTTCAGCCTTGGTATCAACGTTGCGATCTGGACATTGTAGTGTTCTTAACGATCATAATTTTCTTGATCGCTTCTACTACCTTTTATTTAATAGCCAAGACTTTTGTCTACATTCATAAGAAAATCAAATCAACTGAAAAGCAAAAGATAAGCTAA
- the LOC100648003 gene encoding UDP-glycosyltransferase UGT5 yields the protein MKHHLSSLLFVLCVLYIAKQSGCYKILAIVPSPAYSHQIPYRRLWLELHKRGHEVVLATANPIPNIKSQNFTQIDISQSYGIMKKLDFVQFRFEGKSWLDIVYEKLLPVTKVFAETVFNSTELRKLYAPESNATFDVYLTEFLFAPATYAFAHRFNVPMIGLSSVGLLAFNEHALGGLVLPSHEYTWEMEDNTGANLPFLKRLRNFINMSYYIHYYYHALIPYQQKLAEKYFGPLPPLLDVLKNVSMLFVNQADVMIAARPKLANIITYTSSHIEKKLTPLPKDLQAFLDGATNGFIYFSLGSNARSASLPLEIRRMFCDVFANLPYRVVWKFEEDFPGKPDNVYVGKWLPQQTILAHPNIKLFIYQGGLQSSEETIYYGVPILGFAILADQDYQVARMEALGIGKCLEITTLKKNELENTITDLITNRKYKERIHYIRNVMQDTPYDPVKNLAWWTEYVIRTKGAPHLRSSLAFQPWYQRCDMDIVMFLTISIFLIASTTFYLIAKIVVYIHKKIKSIDKQKIS from the exons ATGAAGCACCACCTTTCTAGTCTGTTGTTCGTTCTGTGCGTCTTGTACATCGCGAAGCAGTCGGGATGTTACAAGATTCTAGCCATCGTTCCCTCACCAGCCTACAGTCATCAAATACCGTACCGACGATTATGGCTGGAACTACACAAACGGGGTCACGAAGTTGTGCTAGCCACGGCGAATCCTATACCAAATATCAAATCACAGAATTTTACGCAAATCGATATTAGCCAATCTTACGGAATCATGAAAAAATTAGATTTTGTTCAATTTCGATTTGAGGGAAAAAGTTGGCTGGATATTGTGTATGAAAAACTGTTGCCTGTAACCAAAGTTTTTGCGGAAACTGTGTTCAATTCTACAGAACTGCGGAAGCTGTATGCTCCAGAGAGCAACGCAACGTTCGATGTCTATTTGACGGAATTCCTCTTCGCCCCCGCCACTTACGCTTTCGCACATCGATTCAATGTTCCTATGATAG GATTAAGTTCAGTAGGGTTGCTTGCCTTTAACGAACACGCTCTTGGTGGATTGGTTCTCCCTTCTCACGAGTACACGTGGGAAATGGAAGACAACACGGGTGCAAATCTACCGTTCTTGAAGAGACTGCGCAATTTCATCAACATGTCGTATTACATACACTACTACTATCATGCCCTGATTCCTTACCAACAGAAATTGGCCGAGAAATATTTTGGGCCTCTACCACCATTGCTAGACGTACTGAAGAACGTTAGCATGCTTTTCGTCAATCAGGCCGATGTTATGATAGCGGCTCGACCAAAGCTTGCGAACATAATCACGTATACATCCTCCCACATAGAAAAGAAGCTGACTCCCCTGCCTAAG GACTTACAAGCATTTCTGGATGGCGCCACGAATGGATTCATCTACTTTAGTCTTGGTAGTAACGCAAGAAGTGCAAGTTTACCATTGGAGATCCGACGCATGTTCTGCGATGTGTTCGCCAATTTACCTTATAGAGTTGTCTGGAAATTCGAGGAGGATTTTCCGGGGAAACCTGATAATGTTTACGTCGGAAAATGGCTGCCGCAACAAACCATTCTCG CTCATCCGAACATTAAATTGTTCATTTATCAAGGAGGCCTGCAGAGCAGTGAGGAGACCATCTACTACGGAGTACCAATTCTTGGCTTTGCGATTTTGGCCGATCAAGATTATCAAGTAGCCAGAATGGAAGCTCTGGGCATTGGAAAATGTTTGGAAATAACAACTCTTAAGAAAAATGAACTTGAAAATACCATTACAGATCTTATAACTAACAGAAA GTACAAAGAGAGGATACATTACATCCGAAATGTCATGCAGGATACACCGTACGATCCAGTAAAGAATCTCGCTTGGTGGACAGAGTACGTGATACGAACGAAAGGCGCCCCTCATCTTCGCAGTAGTCTAGCCTTTCAGCCTTGGTATCAACGTTGCGATATGGACATTGTAATGTTCTTAACGATCTCAATTTTCTTGATCGCTTCTACTACCTTTTATTTAATAGCCAAGATTGTCGTCTACATTCATAAGAAAATCAAATCAATTGACAAGCAAAAGATAAGCTAA
- the LOC100647524 gene encoding UDP-glycosyltransferase UGT5 has product MKHHLSSLLFVLCVLYIAGQSECYKILAIVPTPSYSHQIPYRRLWLELHKRGHEVVLVTADPIPNIKSPNFTQIDISQSYGSIRSLDFVQMRFEGKRWLHIVEEEMLPIVEVFAETVLNSTELRKLYAPESNATFDVYLTEFLFAPATYAFAHRFNVPIIGLSSLGILAINEHALGGLVLPSHEYTWEMEDNTGTNLPFLKRLSNFVNMWRSLHYVYHEIFPQQQKLAEKYFGPLPPMLDVLKNVSMLFINQADVMAPARPKLANVITFTSSHIEKVPKPLPKDLQAFLDGATNGFIYFSLGSNARSASLPLEIRRMFCDVFVKLRYRVVWKFEDDFPGKPDNVYIGKWLPQQTILAHPNIKLFIYQGGLQSSEETVHYGVPVLGFAILADQDYQVARMEALGIGKYLEITTLKKDELENTITELITDRKYKERIHYIRNVVQDTPHDPVENLAWWTEYVIRTKGAPHLRSSLAFQPWYQRCDMDIVVFLTITIFLIASTTFYLIAKIVVYIHKKIKSTEKQKIS; this is encoded by the exons ATGAAGCACCACCTCTCTAGTCTGTTGTTCGTTCTGTGCGTCTTGTACATCGCGGGGCAGTCGGAATGTTACAAGATTCTAGCCATCGTTCCGACACCATCTTACAGTCATCAAATACCGTACCGACGATTATGGCTGGAACTACACAAACGAGGTCACGAAGTTGTGCTAGTCACGGCGGATCCTATACCAAATATCAAATCACCGAATTTTACGCAAATCGATATTAGCCAATCTTACGGATCCATAAGGAGCTTAGATTTTGTTCAAATGCGATTTGAGGGAAAACGCTGGTTGCATATTGTGGAAGAAGAGATGTTGCCTATAGTCGAAGTTTTTGCGGAAACGGTACTCAATTCTACAGAACTGCGGAAGCTGTATGCTCCAGAGAGCAACGCAACGTTCGATGTCTATTTGACGGAATTCCTCTTCGCGCCTGCCACTTACGCTTTCGCACATCGATTCAATGTTCCTATAATAG GGTTAAGTTCATTAGGGATACTTGCCATTAACGAACACGCTCTTGGTGGATTAGTTCTCCCTTCTCACGAGTACACATGGGAAATGGAAGACAACACAGGTACGAATCTCCCGTTCTTGAAGAGACTGAGCAATTTCGTCAACATGTGGCGTAGCTTACACTACGTCTATCACGAGATCTTCCCTCAGCAACAGAAATTGGCCGAAAAATATTTTGGACCTCTGCCACCAATGTTAGACGTATTGAAAAACGTTAGCATGCTTTTCATCAATCAGGCCGATGTTATGGCACCGGCTCGACCGAAACTTGCGAACGTAATCACGTTCACATCCTCCCACATTGAAAAAGTGCCGAAACCTCTGCCGAAG GACTTACAAGCATTTCTGGATGGTGCCACCAATGGGTTCATCTACTTTAGTCTTGGTAGTAACGCAAGAAGTGCAAGTTTACCATTGGAGATCCGACGCATGTTCTGCGATGTGTTCGTCAAGTTACGTTATAGAGTTGTCTGGAAATTCGAGGATGATTTTCCCGGGAAACCTGATAATGTTTACATCGGAAAATGGCTGCCACAACAAACCATTCTCG CTCATCCGAACATTAAGCTGTTCATTTATCAAGGAGGCCTGCAGAGCAGCGAGGAGACCGTCCACTACGGAGTACCAGTTCTTGGTTTCGCAATTTTGGCCGATCAAGATTATCAAGTGGCCAGAATGGAAGCTCTGGGcattggaaaatatttagaaattacaaCCCTTAAGAAAGATGAACTTGAAAATACCATTACAGAGCTTATAACTGACAGAAA GTACAAAGAAAGGATACATTACATCCGAAATGTCGTTCAGGATACACCACATGATCCGGTAGAGAATCTCGCTTGGTGGACAGAGTACGTGATACGAACGAAAGGCGCCCCTCATCTTCGCAGTAGTCTAGCCTTTCAGCCTTGGTACCAACGTTGCGATATGGACATTGTAGTGTTcttaacgatcacaattttctTGATCGCTTCTACTACCTTTTATTTAATTGCCAAGATTGTCGTCTACATTCATAAGAAAATCAAATCAACTGAAAAGCAAAAGATAAGCTAA